The segment TTTAAATCTGCAACACCGGCTGATACTGCAATAATAACTAAATCAGCATTGGCAATATCAATTGCTGTAAAAGCACCTTTAATACCAATACTACCATGAGTTTCAACTTTAATATTATAACCTAAATTTTTTGCAGCAATTTCTAATTTATCTTGTGCAATATAAGTATGTGCTACCCCAACTGGACAAGCAGTAATTGCTATAATATTTTTAGTTTTTTTTGAAGAACCTTTCATATCTTCACTAATAGTTTTACTACTAGTTTCAACATTAGGTTTATTATTAATATTTAGTGATTGAATAATTGCTTTTTTATCTTTTGAATTAAATAATATTGATTGAAATTCCGGTTTTGTTAATCTTTGTGCCACTTTTGATAAAATTTCCAAGTGTTCATTACCAGCACTTTTTAGTGGCACAATTAAAGCAATTATTGCTTTAACGGGTTGTTGATCTAGTGCTTTCCAAGGAATTGGCTGTTTAAAACGCATAATAAAAATTCCTGATTTAACAATATCTTCATTACAGGCATGCGGCACAGCAACACCATCACCAAAACCAGTAGTTCCTTCTCCTTCTCTTTGTAGAAAACTATTAACTAGTGATTTTTCACTAATATTTTTTTTCAAAAAACCTAATTTTTTAGCAGAAGTTGCTATTTCTTGAAAAGCTTCTGCTTGTGTTTTACAATCAGATTCAAGAAAAACATGTTCTACTGTCAAAATATCATCTTGTTTAGACACCATACTTCATCTCCTTACTTAATAAATATTCATGACATAATATTAAATTATTATTTTTAAAAAAACAGTTTTTTTATTTAAAAAATTAATTAAATTTTTTAATTACTTTATTAGTTTTAATTCTATTTTCTAAATATCAATCTTTATGCTTTGATTTTAATAAATATGTTGTTACTAAATCATTAAAATAAGTAATAGCAAATAATGGAGAAATAAATATTTCTTGTGCTTCATAAAGTCCTGAAGAAACAATATTAAATGTTCAATCAGCATAAGTCACTAATTCAGTTTTATCTTGTGATGTAACAACTGCAATTTTAGCATTATTCTTTTTAGCAAGTTTAGCTGCTTCAACAATAGTAGCGGTTTTACCTGATAATGAAAAAAGAATTATTACATCTTCTGGAATAATTAAAGAAGCATGCATTAAAATACTATCATCATCTTTATTTAAACAGATTGATCGTAAACCAAACCGATATAATTTATTTGATAAATCTTCCGCACCTAAACCAGAATGACCAATGCCTGCTAAATAAATACAAGCTTTACGATTATCATCTATTCAATTAATAAATCTTTGTAATTCCTCATAATTAATCGTTGAATCATTTAAATCCATCAGTTTTTTATAATGTTCTTTTAAAACACTACGATCACCAAAAAACTCACGATTTAAAGCTTTGAAAGTAGTTTCTTGCGCAGCTAAACTAATGATAAATTCACGATAACCTTTAAATCCCAACTTCTTAATTAAATTATAAACAACACTATAACCAACAGTATTTTCTTTAGCCAAAGAACTAATAGTAACTTGATCCATTTTTTGACTATTCTTATTAATATAGTTAATAAGAACTTTTTCTTTTTTTGTGAAATTATTTTCTTCCTTTGATACTCTAGATCAAAAATTATCATTGATAAGCATGTAAAAACTCCTTTTTAAACTAATGTAAAATATTTAAATATTATTATTTTTTAATTATGTGATGAAAATGGATCATTAATATAATATGGTTGCAAATCTTCCATGTTTTTTACTTCGATAAAATATGGTGACAACTTTTGAAAATTTTCCACAATATTACACTTTTCTAAATTTTCAATTATTTTATAATCTAGTAAATCACTAATAATACCAATTTTAGCATTTTCATCTACTAATTGCGGCTGAATAATTATTTTTCCATTATCACATACTGCCAAATAACTTTTATTATTGTATGCTGACAAAACACTTATTGATTTTATTAATCCTGCCTGTAATAATAAACTATTAATAGTAAAAACCGTTAAAAAACTATTCAAAACTTTAAGTGTTTTGACAAAAGTAATTGCTACTCTAATTCCAGTATAACTGCCAGGACCATTTGCAATAACTACTTTTGAAATATCTTTTAATTTTATTTTGCATTTTACAAGTAAATTAGTAATAGTTGGAATTGCCAATTCTGTTTGTTTTTGTCAAGCAATAAATGATGAACTTGCTAAAATTTTATTACCTTGCAAAATCACCACTGTTAATTTGTTATTTGTTGTATCTAAATATAATTGATACATAACATCACCTTATTATTTCATTTAGTTGCTATTAATAATTTTCTAATATCTTACATACTTATTATAATATCATGTATAATGTAATTAAAATAGAAAAAATATAGAATTGTGAGTTGATCCATATGGGAATAAGAAAAAATATAGGATTTAAAAGTAAATTTTCTGATTTTTTACTTTGATTTGGGCTAATTATTGCTGTTATAGGTCTAATAATGCAATTTGCAATAGTTTTAATTGAGTATAAACCAATAACAGTTGGAACACCTAATCCTCATAATTTATGAACTCCAGATGGCCCATGAGTTGGTATTTGAACAATGATTTCTACCTTTACTATTCAATCAAATTTTTTAGTTTTTCTTTTCTTTTGTTTTGTATTAACAAATCGTTTTCATGAAAATCGCGCACAATTTGTTTTTGGGCGATTTTCATTAGCAATTACTGTTTATATTACCGTAACTCTTATCGTATTTTTTGCTGTATTATTTAAACCAATGATAAATAATTTAGATAGTAGTAATAGTATTAGCATATTAAATTTTATAAATACATTTTTATTACATTTAATAGTACCAGTGATAGTGATTTTATATTTTATGTTTTCTGCTGGTAAATACTACTGAAAACTCGGAAAACAAACATATCTTTGAATACCAATTATTTCTATTTACATGTTTGCATATTTAGGTTATGCACTTGCTAAAGGAAATTTTGTTGGTTTTTTAAGAAAAGGAACGACAGAAATTGATTATTCATTTCCATATCCATTTTTAGATTTTCATAAAAGTTTAACTACTTTCTTTATTTATATCTTTGCAATTTTAATCTTATACCTAATTTTGATGTTACTTTTTACTCTTTATAATAATATTCTTTATAAGAAAAATAATAAACCAATAGCAGCTTTAAGAGATACAAATTTTTAATGTAAAATAATTTATAAATAAAGTGTACTAGTTTATAAACTAGTACACTTTATTACTATTATTTATTATTTAAAAAATATTGAAAAATAATTGTAGGGAGGAATATATATTTGTGAAAAGTAAAATTTGAAATTGTATTATTTTTTTAAATATTATTTTGTTATTTTTTCCCTCCTTTTTCTTAATATATTTTATTTTAAAATTATATAAAAACTCCTTGTATGCTATATATGCTATACAAGGACTTAAAGTCAAATATAAAATTAAAACCGGCATTACTTAAATATTTTCTAAACATTTATAACTACCATTTTTATTGTAACTCACTAAAAAGAAAAAACAAGTAATAACATTTTTTACACTTATCATTTTATATTTTTATATAATATATTGCATTTTAACAAGTACTACTTAAAAATAATAAACTTTATTTTAAATATTTCTTTTTACGAATAATAACAACAACTATTGGAATTATAGTTAAAAAACTAATAATGAAGCCACAAATGATAATAATATTTCAATTATTAATTAACATTTTAGTTGTTAATGGTATATTAACATCTCAGGGACGATCTGAATTATTACTTTGTAAATAATTAACATAATTTTGTTTAGTAATATCACCTTGATATTGAATAAATCATGATAAAAACTCACCAGCAGCATTATTTTTTAAATCTTCAATTTTAATACTATTATTAGTAGCACTATTTAAATATTGTTGAAAACCTGCTAATAAATTATTAGTTTTTTCAAAAAAATCAGTACAATTTGGAAAATTAGGTATTTTTGTATTGCTTCTATAAACAGTAATATATTGTTCAGAAGCAGCTTGACGTTGTAAGTCAGATGTATCTAAACCTATACAATAAACTTGAAAATTACTTCCTTGATTAAGAGTTAAATTATCACCATCTTTAATAGGTGTTCCTAAATCATTTTTTGCTTTTTGTAAAGTTTGTGAATCAACTTTTCATTTTAGTCAATGTTGTTGTGAATCACTAATATTTACTTTAGCTTTCTCAATAGCTTTATTCATAACTATTAATGTATTTTTATTATCTTGTGAATTATTTTGAACTAAATATTGAGGTGTAATTACAGGATTTTCTTTAACTTTTTCATCACTAATAGTACTAAATTGAATATTTGAACTATTATTTGTTAACTTAATAGTTTTACTATAGCCACTATCTTTAACACTAACATTAAAACTAGTTGATTTTAAATGATCGTCTGGTTTATGATTTAATATTGCATAACTAATTGAACCATTATCAAAAACTTCATCATTTTTATCATTTATTAATAATTGTTCATTCTTATCATTTTTATTTTTTGCTAAAATAGCTAACATTGGTTGATTAGTATCATTGGGATTACCATTATTAAGTGGTAAAATTGCTAACCGATCTTGAACGCTTTTATGACTATTTAAAAAATCATCGCTTGGTTTAATCATATAAGGAATACTAAAATAATTATTAAAATCTGCCCTAGGATTTACCGTTGCAAAAATACCATTGTTAATCTGTGCTGGTAAACTATTATCATGGTAACCAACATAAACATAACCAAAACTAGCAATATCATTAAAACTTTGTTTAGCAACACTACGACCAATAACTTTATCAGTAAAATATTTAATACCATTATCTGGTAAGATATTATTAGCTTTGTTTTCGATTTGTTCCTTAAATTTCTTATTAACTTCTTTACTAATATCATCATTTGAATTATTATTAACCTTATTAATATCATTAAATTGTTCTGTTATTACTTCTTTATGCAATCTAATAAAATCTTCATACTTATTATTAATTGAATTTCAAGTATTGGCTTCACTAATTAAATTTTTATTATTTTCCTTAACAGTAATATGAAACCCAGAAAGTTTGTTACTGTCATTAACAGTACTAATATTAGATTGATGATTAGTAACTATCATTAAACTACTAGTAAGAGATAATGCCAAAGCCAAACTTATTGTTTTAAAACTAAAAGATAAGAAATTTGTCATTATGATTACTCCTTTTTTACCTATTATTTGTGTTTATAATTATAATATTAAATTAAGTATATTTAATTAAATACTTAAAATCTTAGTTTTATTTTAATAAAACTAAGGATATATAATCAATTATTAAACTTTTTGTTAAATCAACATATATAATTTTAATACTTATATAATTACTTATATATTCATTAAAATTATAAGGATAAAATTATATCCTTAACATTAATAATAAACTTTATTACCAAAAAATCAAGATTAAATAATTAATAAGTTAATTTTTTTAACTTGCTGAGTTATACTTGTAAGTGCAAGTAAATAAAATTGCAAAAAATTCTCATATAAAAATTTCATAATGCTAAATTTAGTTTAGAAAAAAGTAAGGAGTTTTTATATGAGTTATAAACATCTTGGCATAGATGAAAGGATTTATATTGAGAATCAATTGAAATTTAAATTTAAAATTAGTGAAATAGCTAAAAATCTTAATCGAAGTATTAGTACTATTATTCGAGAAATTAATAGAAATAAAGATAATAATCATTATTTTTCATTAATTGCACAAAATAAAGCTGAAAATCGAAAACAATCACATATTAGTTTTCATAAGTTTAAAAATAAGAATTTAGTAAAATATGTACAACAAAAATTACTATTAGGTTGATCACCTGAACAAATTTATGGCAGAATTAAAAATTTTCATAAAGAGTGAGTTATTAGTTTTAAAACAATTTATACTTGAATTTATTTTGGAATGCTTGATAAAGTTACTAGTAAAAATTTAAGAAGAAAAGGTAAAAAACGAAAATCTAAAGAAAATCGTGGCAAGTTTAATGGTAAATCAATTAAAGAACGAGATATAAATGTTAATGATCGTATAACACTTGGTCATTGAGAAGGAGATACTATAGTATCATCACGAGGTAAAAGCAAATCATGTTTAATAACTTTAGTTGAAAGAGTATCACGATTTACTTTAGCAATATTAGTTAAAAACAGAACTACTAAAGTTATTAATAAAAATGTTAGTTATTATTTATCAATTCTTCCTAAAAACATTGTTAAAACTATTACTTTTGATCGTGGCAAAGAATTTTCAAATTGACAACAACTTGAAAAAAATTTAGATATAAAAATTTATTTTGCCAATCCATATTCACCTTGACAAAGAGGTACTAATGAAAATACTAATGGTTTAATTAGAGAAAAATTTCCTAAAAAATTTATTTTTTCAAAAACTAATAAAAATGAAGTTCATAAATTTATATTGTCTTTAAACCAAAGACCAAGAAAAATACTAAATTATCTTTCACCAATCGAATATTTGGATAGAAAAATAATTTAGTTGCACTTACCTTTACAATTTAGCACTTATTAAGTGTTTTAAATAATCAGTTAGTAAATATTAATAGTGATAAGAAAAAACTTGATATACTAAATAAGTAGCATATTCAATCATAATAAAAAATTAAATTTTTGATAGGAAATTTAATTAAATTTAATTCTAATATAAATAGGAGAAAAAATATGAATTGAAAAAATAGTAGTGAATACCGATTAAAAAAAAGAAATCTTATTAAAATTATTTGACGTTTATTTGGTCTACTTATTATTTCTTTATTCTTAATTTTTGATTTAATAATTACTATTAATTATCCCAATGCTTTCATTGTTCCTAATGTTGATAAATCAACTGAAAGATTGGCAATTTATTATTTTTATTTTACAACTCAAACTAATTATTTAGTACTCATTTATTTATTTGCTTTTTTATTTGAAAGTAAATTTAAAGAAAATTCAAAACCAAGTTTTTATATTTTATTAAGCATTACTATTTATATTACAATTACAATGTTAGTATTTTGAATAGGTATCATTAGTAATAGCCAAGAAAGAAGTAAATATGGAACTGATATTTATTTATGATTTAAAACAATAATTCTAAATCTAATTATGCCAATTGTTATGATTTTAAATTTTGCTTTATCATGTGGACGTGATTTTTATTCACTAAAAAATCATCATAAACTTTATATGTGATTTATTTTATTTTATCCTTGTTTTTATGTAGTAATGGTAATGGTTCGTGGTGTACTACGTATTAAACAAGGAGAAAATATTAATATTTGTTATCCTTACTTTTTTTTCAACTACCAAAAATATGGTGTAGGAGTATTAGTTACTGCTATTATTTTTCTGTTAATTATTAGTATTGGTTTACAATACCTTTATTTATGAATTAATAACATACAATATAAAAAAAAGCATGATGATGATAAACCAAATTTTCCAATCATTACTTATCCTTATGGTTTTAAATTATAAAAAATAAAATAAGGCTTTAGAAATTAAAAGCCTTATTTATACAATTTATTAAATATTTTTAATTATTCATTTACCATAGAAACTACTTCTTCTGGTTTATTAGTAACTGGAAAATATTTACCAATAATTAATAATACACCTGAAGCAATATTAAGTCCTAAAAAAATAATATTAATACCACTAATAAAATTAAAATTTGATGAAAACATAACTATTAAAGAAAAACCTGCTAAAACCAAAGTTACAATTCCAACAGCTAAACCACTATTAGCATTTCCTTTTAAAACATTATTGCACATAATAATTATTGCAATTGAAAATCCAATAGCAATTAAAAGTCCAAAAATCAATCCAACAATAAATATTGTACTAACTCCTGATGTTAATGAAGTGTGATCATATTTTGTAAAACTTTTAAAAATGACACTACTTGCTGTTGCTAAAATAATTGTAATAATTACACTTCAAATAATATTTATAATATTTGTTATGAATCCAATTTTAGCTCCAATATATAATTTTTTATCTAATTTCTTTTCAACCTTATCCATTTTTTCTCCTTTTTTCTTAAAATCTTTTTTACATTTTAATACTCTCAATCTTAACATAAAAAAAATTTAAATTTTAAATTAAATACTAACACAAACAAAAAAATTTGGTATCGTGCTATTTTCCCATTGCTGGTATTTTCGTCGCTGGAGTGCTTAACTGCTGTGTTCGAGATGGGAACAGGTGTGACCACTCCGCCATGGACACCAAATAGTTTAGCAATTGTTCCCTAAAAACTAGAAACAGACATCTTTAAATTTGATTACTTTTGATTTGCAATAGAGAATATATTCTTCAATAAATCCTCGATCTATTAGTATCAGTAAGCTGAACATATCACTATGCTTACACACCTGACCTATCAACCTTGTAGTATTCAAGGGATCTTACTTCTTTCGAATGAGAAATCTCATCTTGGAACTGACTTCGCGCTTAGATGCTTTCAGCGCTTATTCATGCCCTACATAGCTACCCAGCTGTGCCACTGGCGTGACAACTGGTGCACCAGAGGTAGGTCCATTCCGGTCCTCTCGTACTAGGAACAGCTTTCCTCAAATTTCTTGCGCCCACGACAGATAGGGACCAAACTGTCTCACGACGTTCTGAACCCAGCTCGCGTACCGCTTTAATGGGCGAACAGCCCAACCCTTGGAAGCGACTACACCTCCAGGATGCGATGAGCCGACATCGAGGTGCCAAACCTCCCCGTCTATATGAACTATTGGGAGAGATTAGCCTGTTATCCCCGGGGTAACTTTTATCCGTTGAGCAACGGCCTTTCCACACAGCACCGCCGGATCACTAAGCCCAACTTTCGTTCCTGCTCGACTTGTATGTCTCGCAGTCAAGCACCCTTTTACCTTTGCGCTCTACATATGATTTCCATTCATATTGAGGGTACCTTTGGGCGCCTCCGTTACTTTTTAGGAGGCGACCGCCCCAGTCAAACTACCCACCAGACACTGTCCTTAGACCAGATTATGGTCTCAAGTTAGAATTTCAATATAGCAAGGGTGGTATCCCAATGGTGACTCCATACCTACTAGCGTCTGCATATCAACGTCTCCCACCTATGCTGTACAAACTACACCAAAATTCAATATCAAGTTGTAGTAAAGCTCCACGGGGTCTTTCCGTCTAATCGCGGGTAACCTGCATCTTCACAGGTACTAAGATTTCACCGAGTCTATAGCCGAGACAGCGTCCGGATCGTTACGCCTTTCGTGCGGGTCAGAACTTACCTGACAAGGAATTTCGCTACCTTAGGACCGTTATAGTTACGGCCGCCGTTCACTGGGGCTTCAGTTCAAAGCTTCGCTTACGCTAACAAATCTCTTTAACCTTCCAGCACTGGGCAGGCGTCACCCCCTATACATCGTCTTACGACTTAGCAGAGAGCTATGTTTTTGCTAAACAGTCGCCCGGACCTCTTCACTGCGACTCATATTGCTATGAGTTCCCCTTCTCGCTAACTTACGGGGTTATTTTGCAGAGTTCCTTAGCTATAGTTATCTCGCTTGCCTTAGGATATTCTCCTTGACCACATGTGTCCGTTCTCGGTACAGGCACCATGGTGATGTCTTTAGAAACTTTTCTTGGAAGTATGGCATCAAATGCTTCGTTACTAAGCGAACCGTTCACTCCCCATCGTACTTCAAGGTTAACGCTGTGCGGATTTGCCTACACAACCCTCTTTGTACTTAGCCCAGCACTACCAACCACTGGGACATTTTAGCCTTCTCCGTCATTCCATCAGTCACCATGGTGGTACAGGAATATCAACCTGTTATCCATCGACTACGCCTTTCGGCCTCGCCTTAGGTCCTGACTAACCCTGGGTGGACGAACCTAGCCCAGGAAACCTTGGTCAATCGGCATGAAGGATTCTCACCTTCAATCGTTACTCACACCGGCATTCTCACTTCTAAACGCTCCACTAGTCCTTCCGGTCTAACTTCGTCGCAGATTAGAACGCTCCCCTACCGCCCACAATATATGTAAACATACATATAGACCCATAGCTTCGGTACAATGCTTAGCCCCGGTACATTTTCCGCGCAGAATCATTCGACTAGTGAGCTGTTACGCACTCTTTAAAGGATGGCTGCTTCTAAGCCAACCTCCTAGCTGTCTGAACAATTCCACATCGTTTTCCACTTAGCATTGATTTGGGGACCTTAGCTGATGATCTGGGCTGTTTCCCTCACGTCCATGGACCT is part of the Spiroplasma endosymbiont of Lasioglossum villosulum genome and harbors:
- the tsaB gene encoding tRNA (adenosine(37)-N6)-threonylcarbamoyltransferase complex dimerization subunit type 1 TsaB gives rise to the protein MYQLYLDTTNNKLTVVILQGNKILASSSFIAWQKQTELAIPTITNLLVKCKIKLKDISKVVIANGPGSYTGIRVAITFVKTLKVLNSFLTVFTINSLLLQAGLIKSISVLSAYNNKSYLAVCDNGKIIIQPQLVDENAKIGIISDLLDYKIIENLEKCNIVENFQKLSPYFIEVKNMEDLQPYYINDPFSSHN
- a CDS encoding Pr6Pr family membrane protein, encoding MNWKNSSEYRLKKRNLIKIIWRLFGLLIISLFLIFDLIITINYPNAFIVPNVDKSTERLAIYYFYFTTQTNYLVLIYLFAFLFESKFKENSKPSFYILLSITIYITITMLVFWIGIISNSQERSKYGTDIYLWFKTIILNLIMPIVMILNFALSCGRDFYSLKNHHKLYMWFILFYPCFYVVMVMVRGVLRIKQGENINICYPYFFFNYQKYGVGVLVTAIIFLLIISIGLQYLYLWINNIQYKKKHDDDKPNFPIITYPYGFKL
- a CDS encoding IS30 family transposase; translation: MSYKHLGIDERIYIENQLKFKFKISEIAKNLNRSISTIIREINRNKDNNHYFSLIAQNKAENRKQSHISFHKFKNKNLVKYVQQKLLLGWSPEQIYGRIKNFHKEWVISFKTIYTWIYFGMLDKVTSKNLRRKGKKRKSKENRGKFNGKSIKERDINVNDRITLGHWEGDTIVSSRGKSKSCLITLVERVSRFTLAILVKNRTTKVINKNVSYYLSILPKNIVKTITFDRGKEFSNWQQLEKNLDIKIYFANPYSPWQRGTNENTNGLIREKFPKKFIFSKTNKNEVHKFILSLNQRPRKILNYLSPIEYLDRKII
- a CDS encoding MurR/RpiR family transcriptional regulator; translation: MLINDNFWSRVSKEENNFTKKEKVLINYINKNSQKMDQVTISSLAKENTVGYSVVYNLIKKLGFKGYREFIISLAAQETTFKALNREFFGDRSVLKEHYKKLMDLNDSTINYEELQRFINWIDDNRKACIYLAGIGHSGLGAEDLSNKLYRFGLRSICLNKDDDSILMHASLIIPEDVIILFSLSGKTATIVEAAKLAKKNNAKIAVVTSQDKTELVTYADWTFNIVSSGLYEAQEIFISPLFAITYFNDLVTTYLLKSKHKDWYLENRIKTNKVIKKFN